Proteins from a single region of Apium graveolens cultivar Ventura chromosome 7, ASM990537v1, whole genome shotgun sequence:
- the LOC141674274 gene encoding uncharacterized protein LOC141674274, which yields MANLAKLEFVALDVSGNNYFSWVLDAELHLSANGLKDTIDPEKIPTVEQNDFKSVAEYNSALFKISSKLILYGKNITDAEMIEKTLSTFHPNTMILAQQYRERNFQKYGELISLLLMAEKNNELLLKNYRIRPTGSAQLPEVHNTSFLKNERGKEHRGERGYGRNRGRGNFRGRFRNHYHSGHLKWQCDGYNYGHHKWQYEVSN from the exons ATGGCGAATCTTGCAAAATTAGAGTTCGTTGCCTTGGATGTTTCGGGGAATAATTATTTTTCATGGGTCCTTGATGCGGAATTACACCTTAGTGCTAATGGCCTAAAAGATACTATTGACCCAGAAAAAATCCCAACTGTTGAACAAAAT GATTTCAAATCTGTAGCTGAATATAATTCTGCTCTTTTCAAGATAagctcaaaattaattttatatggTAAAAATATTACTGATGCTGAAATGATTGAAAAGACCCTCTCAACCTTTCACCCCAACACTATGATCCTGGCTCAACAATATAGGGAGCGGAATTTTCAGAAATATGGCGAGCTGATATCTCTCCTTCTTATGGCTGAAAAGAATAATGAGTTGCTACTGAAAAATTATCGGATACGTCCCACAGGCTCTGCCCAGTTACCTGAAGTACATAACACGTCATTCCTGAAGAATGAACGTGGGAAAGAGCATAGAGGAGAACGGGGTTATGGACGAAACCGTGGACGTGGAAATTTCCGTGGTCGGTTTCGTAATCACTATCATTCTGGCCACCTAAAGTGGCAATGTGATGGTTACAACTATGGTCACCATAAATGGCAATATGAAGTTTCAAATTAA